In Aphelocoma coerulescens isolate FSJ_1873_10779 chromosome 25, UR_Acoe_1.0, whole genome shotgun sequence, a genomic segment contains:
- the HJV gene encoding hemojuvelin isoform X1 produces MCPTGNELPVLGARSFPEEADTALVPEELPNEAGSCWRVRDPPSSAWMGMGRPARSRSPGQLENSSLFLQAFLLLLLCRHVSSQCKILRCNSEYVAATLHLHGPGRGAAFCTALRSYSLCTRRTARTCRGDLAFHSAVHGIEDLMIQNNCSKEGPTALPRPRPPAPNPQGFESLDICDYERSFLYKHGRPPGFQHCAAFGDPHIRTFHDDFHTCRVEGSWPLLDNDYLFVQATSSPVAKGSNATVTSKLTIIFKNMKECIDQKVYQAELDNVPAAFQDGSVNGGMRPGGSSLVIWERSPGRHVEIRADYIGTTIAVRQAGRQLSFSIRAAEEVARAFTEEQDLQLCVGGCPHSQRMSRSPRGRGRVPAETARALCREMLPVEDVYFQSCVFDVVTSGDTNFTMAAHGALEDARLFLPDAEKLHIFQAGGGCPLISPSFLLLLFLLPCGLWAVLLHF; encoded by the exons ATGTGTCCCACAGGGAATGAGctcccagtgctgggagccagatCGTTTCCTGAGGAGGCTGATACAG CTCTGGTTCCAGAGGAGCTGCCGAATgaagctgggagctgctggcggGTGAGAGACCCCCCAAGCTCTGcatggatgggaatggggagacCTGCCCGCAGTAGGAGCCCAGGGCAGTTGGAAAACTCCAGCCTCTTCCTCCAAGctttcctgctccttctcctctgcaggcatG TCTCTTCCCAGTGCAAGATCCTACGCTGCAACTCGGAGTACGTGGCGGCGACGCTGCACCTGCACGGCCCTGGCCGTGGTGCCGCGTTCTGCACCGCACTCCGCTCCTACTCCCTGTGCACCCGGCGCACTGCCCGCACCTGCCGTGGGGACCTGGCCTTCCACTCCGCTGTGCACGGCATTGAGGACCTCATGATCCAGAACAACTGCTCCAAGGAAGGGCCCACGGCCCTGCCACGGccccggcccccggcccccaACCCCCAGGGCTTCGAGTCGCTCGACATCTGTGACTACGAGCGGAGCTTCCTCTACAAGCACGGCCGCCCCCCTGGTTTCCAGCACTGCGCTGCCTTTGGGGACCCCCACATCCGCACCTTCCACGATGACTTCCACACGTGCCGGGTGGAGGGCTCCTGGCCACTCCTGGACAACGACTACCTGTTCGTGCAAGCCACCAGTTCACCAGTGGCCAAGGGGTCCAACGCAACAGTCACCAGCAAG cTCACCATCATATTCAAGAACATGAAGGAATGCATTGACCAGAAGGTCTACCAGGCCGAGCTGGACAACGTCCCGGCGGCCTTCCAGGATGGCTCCGTGAACGGGGGCATGCGTCCGGGTGGGAGCAGTCTGGTGATCTGGGAGCGCAGCCCTGGCCGGCACGTGGAGATCCGTGCCGACTACATCGGCACCACCATCGCTGTGCGCCAGGCCGGCCGCCAACTCTCCTTCTCCATCCGTGCTGCCGAGGAGGTGGCCCGGGCCTTCACGGAGGAGCAGGACCTGCAGCTGTGCGTGGGTGGCTGCCCCCACAGCCAGCGCATGTCCCGCAGCCCCCGTGGGCGCGGCCGTGTCCCTGCGGAGACAGCGCGAGCGCTCTGCCGGGAGATGCTGCCCGTGGAGGATGTCTACTTCCAGTCGTGCGTCTTCGATGTGGTGACCTCAGGGGACACCAACTTCACCATGGCAGCACATGGGGCGCTGGAGGATGCCCGGCTCTTCCTGCCTGATGCTGAGAAGCTCCACATCTtccaggctgggggaggctgcCCACTCATCTCTCCGtcgttcctcctcctcctcttccttctcccgtgTGGACTTTGGGCTGTTTTGTTGCACTTTTAA
- the HJV gene encoding hemojuvelin isoform X4, with protein sequence MVRIRMGRAAPCIYQEKSASKSPWESGAGCVVGGGGRRRGCPSPPHPLSQGAVLSPPVSSQCKILRCNSEYVAATLHLHGPGRGAAFCTALRSYSLCTRRTARTCRGDLAFHSAVHGIEDLMIQNNCSKEGPTALPRPRPPAPNPQGFESLDICDYERSFLYKHGRPPGFQHCAAFGDPHIRTFHDDFHTCRVEGSWPLLDNDYLFVQATSSPVAKGSNATVTSKLTIIFKNMKECIDQKVYQAELDNVPAAFQDGSVNGGMRPGGSSLVIWERSPGRHVEIRADYIGTTIAVRQAGRQLSFSIRAAEEVARAFTEEQDLQLCVGGCPHSQRMSRSPRGRGRVPAETARALCREMLPVEDVYFQSCVFDVVTSGDTNFTMAAHGALEDARLFLPDAEKLHIFQAGGGCPLISPSFLLLLFLLPCGLWAVLLHF encoded by the exons atGGTAAGGATccgcatgggcagagctgctccctgtATATACCAGGAGAAAAGTGCTTCCAAATCTCCATGGGAATCTGGAGCAGGCTGCGTGGTGGGAggtggtgggaggaggagaggctgcccttccccaccccatcccctctcccagggagCCGTCCTGTCTCCCCCAGTCTCTTCCCAGTGCAAGATCCTACGCTGCAACTCGGAGTACGTGGCGGCGACGCTGCACCTGCACGGCCCTGGCCGTGGTGCCGCGTTCTGCACCGCACTCCGCTCCTACTCCCTGTGCACCCGGCGCACTGCCCGCACCTGCCGTGGGGACCTGGCCTTCCACTCCGCTGTGCACGGCATTGAGGACCTCATGATCCAGAACAACTGCTCCAAGGAAGGGCCCACGGCCCTGCCACGGccccggcccccggcccccaACCCCCAGGGCTTCGAGTCGCTCGACATCTGTGACTACGAGCGGAGCTTCCTCTACAAGCACGGCCGCCCCCCTGGTTTCCAGCACTGCGCTGCCTTTGGGGACCCCCACATCCGCACCTTCCACGATGACTTCCACACGTGCCGGGTGGAGGGCTCCTGGCCACTCCTGGACAACGACTACCTGTTCGTGCAAGCCACCAGTTCACCAGTGGCCAAGGGGTCCAACGCAACAGTCACCAGCAAG cTCACCATCATATTCAAGAACATGAAGGAATGCATTGACCAGAAGGTCTACCAGGCCGAGCTGGACAACGTCCCGGCGGCCTTCCAGGATGGCTCCGTGAACGGGGGCATGCGTCCGGGTGGGAGCAGTCTGGTGATCTGGGAGCGCAGCCCTGGCCGGCACGTGGAGATCCGTGCCGACTACATCGGCACCACCATCGCTGTGCGCCAGGCCGGCCGCCAACTCTCCTTCTCCATCCGTGCTGCCGAGGAGGTGGCCCGGGCCTTCACGGAGGAGCAGGACCTGCAGCTGTGCGTGGGTGGCTGCCCCCACAGCCAGCGCATGTCCCGCAGCCCCCGTGGGCGCGGCCGTGTCCCTGCGGAGACAGCGCGAGCGCTCTGCCGGGAGATGCTGCCCGTGGAGGATGTCTACTTCCAGTCGTGCGTCTTCGATGTGGTGACCTCAGGGGACACCAACTTCACCATGGCAGCACATGGGGCGCTGGAGGATGCCCGGCTCTTCCTGCCTGATGCTGAGAAGCTCCACATCTtccaggctgggggaggctgcCCACTCATCTCTCCGtcgttcctcctcctcctcttccttctcccgtgTGGACTTTGGGCTGTTTTGTTGCACTTTTAA
- the HJV gene encoding hemojuvelin isoform X3 → MCPTGNELPVLGARSFPEEADTALVPEELPNEAGSCWRVRDPPSSAWMGMGRPARSRSPGQLENSSLFLQAFLLLLLCRHVSSQCKILRCNSEYVAATLHLHGPGRGAAFCTALRSYSLCTRRTARTCRGDLAFHSAVHGIEDLMIQNNCSKEGPTALPRPRPPAPNPQGFESLDICDYERSFLYKHGRPPGFQHCAAFGDPHIRTFHDDFHTCRVEGSWPLLDNDYLFVQATSSPVAKGSNATVTSKAELDNVPAAFQDGSVNGGMRPGGSSLVIWERSPGRHVEIRADYIGTTIAVRQAGRQLSFSIRAAEEVARAFTEEQDLQLCVGGCPHSQRMSRSPRGRGRVPAETARALCREMLPVEDVYFQSCVFDVVTSGDTNFTMAAHGALEDARLFLPDAEKLHIFQAGGGCPLISPSFLLLLFLLPCGLWAVLLHF, encoded by the exons ATGTGTCCCACAGGGAATGAGctcccagtgctgggagccagatCGTTTCCTGAGGAGGCTGATACAG CTCTGGTTCCAGAGGAGCTGCCGAATgaagctgggagctgctggcggGTGAGAGACCCCCCAAGCTCTGcatggatgggaatggggagacCTGCCCGCAGTAGGAGCCCAGGGCAGTTGGAAAACTCCAGCCTCTTCCTCCAAGctttcctgctccttctcctctgcaggcatG TCTCTTCCCAGTGCAAGATCCTACGCTGCAACTCGGAGTACGTGGCGGCGACGCTGCACCTGCACGGCCCTGGCCGTGGTGCCGCGTTCTGCACCGCACTCCGCTCCTACTCCCTGTGCACCCGGCGCACTGCCCGCACCTGCCGTGGGGACCTGGCCTTCCACTCCGCTGTGCACGGCATTGAGGACCTCATGATCCAGAACAACTGCTCCAAGGAAGGGCCCACGGCCCTGCCACGGccccggcccccggcccccaACCCCCAGGGCTTCGAGTCGCTCGACATCTGTGACTACGAGCGGAGCTTCCTCTACAAGCACGGCCGCCCCCCTGGTTTCCAGCACTGCGCTGCCTTTGGGGACCCCCACATCCGCACCTTCCACGATGACTTCCACACGTGCCGGGTGGAGGGCTCCTGGCCACTCCTGGACAACGACTACCTGTTCGTGCAAGCCACCAGTTCACCAGTGGCCAAGGGGTCCAACGCAACAGTCACCAGCAAG GCCGAGCTGGACAACGTCCCGGCGGCCTTCCAGGATGGCTCCGTGAACGGGGGCATGCGTCCGGGTGGGAGCAGTCTGGTGATCTGGGAGCGCAGCCCTGGCCGGCACGTGGAGATCCGTGCCGACTACATCGGCACCACCATCGCTGTGCGCCAGGCCGGCCGCCAACTCTCCTTCTCCATCCGTGCTGCCGAGGAGGTGGCCCGGGCCTTCACGGAGGAGCAGGACCTGCAGCTGTGCGTGGGTGGCTGCCCCCACAGCCAGCGCATGTCCCGCAGCCCCCGTGGGCGCGGCCGTGTCCCTGCGGAGACAGCGCGAGCGCTCTGCCGGGAGATGCTGCCCGTGGAGGATGTCTACTTCCAGTCGTGCGTCTTCGATGTGGTGACCTCAGGGGACACCAACTTCACCATGGCAGCACATGGGGCGCTGGAGGATGCCCGGCTCTTCCTGCCTGATGCTGAGAAGCTCCACATCTtccaggctgggggaggctgcCCACTCATCTCTCCGtcgttcctcctcctcctcttccttctcccgtgTGGACTTTGGGCTGTTTTGTTGCACTTTTAA
- the BOLA1 gene encoding bolA-like protein 1, with amino-acid sequence MRGPLLAAAGGAMGGAGGPLARTIRAKLTAALQPTHLEVRDDSPRHGGPPGAETHFGVLVVSGRFAGLPLLQRHRLVHEALRAELAGPLHALQVIARTPQQWQSDPRAPPAPPCLGGSKRERRRGDREEQEEAPGQQ; translated from the coding sequence ATGCGGGGTCCCCTTCTGGCGGCCGCCGGGGGAGCCAtggggggcgcggggggtcCCCTGGCCCGCACCATTCGCGCCAAGCTGACGGCGGCCCTGCAGCCCACGCACCTGGAGGTGCGGGACGACTCCCCCCGCCACGGAGGCCCCCCCGGCGCCGAGACGCATTTCGGGGTGCTGGTGGTGAGCGGGCGCTTCGCggggctgcccctgctccagcgGCACCGCCTGGTGCATGAGGCACTGCGGGCGGAGCTGGCCGGGCCCCTGCACGCCCTGCAGGTCATCGCCCGCACCCCCCAGCAGTGGCAGAGCgacccccgcgccccccccgcgcccccttGCCTGGGGGGCTCCAAGCGGGAGCGACGCCGCGGGgacagggaggagcaggaggaggcgcCGGGGCAGCAGTGA
- the HJV gene encoding hemojuvelin isoform X2 codes for MCPTGNELPVLGARSFPEEADTALVPEELPNEAGSCWRVRDPPSSAWMGMGRPARSRSPGQLENSSLFLQAFLLLLLCRHVSSQCKILRCNSEYVAATLHLHGPGRGAAFCTALRSYSLCTRRTARTCRGDLAFHSAVHGIEDLMIQNNCSKEGPTALPRPRPPAPNPQGFESLDICDYERSFLYKHGRPPGFQHCAAFGDPHIRTFHDDFHTCRVEGSWPLLDNDYLFVQATSSPVAKGSNATVTSKNMKECIDQKVYQAELDNVPAAFQDGSVNGGMRPGGSSLVIWERSPGRHVEIRADYIGTTIAVRQAGRQLSFSIRAAEEVARAFTEEQDLQLCVGGCPHSQRMSRSPRGRGRVPAETARALCREMLPVEDVYFQSCVFDVVTSGDTNFTMAAHGALEDARLFLPDAEKLHIFQAGGGCPLISPSFLLLLFLLPCGLWAVLLHF; via the exons ATGTGTCCCACAGGGAATGAGctcccagtgctgggagccagatCGTTTCCTGAGGAGGCTGATACAG CTCTGGTTCCAGAGGAGCTGCCGAATgaagctgggagctgctggcggGTGAGAGACCCCCCAAGCTCTGcatggatgggaatggggagacCTGCCCGCAGTAGGAGCCCAGGGCAGTTGGAAAACTCCAGCCTCTTCCTCCAAGctttcctgctccttctcctctgcaggcatG TCTCTTCCCAGTGCAAGATCCTACGCTGCAACTCGGAGTACGTGGCGGCGACGCTGCACCTGCACGGCCCTGGCCGTGGTGCCGCGTTCTGCACCGCACTCCGCTCCTACTCCCTGTGCACCCGGCGCACTGCCCGCACCTGCCGTGGGGACCTGGCCTTCCACTCCGCTGTGCACGGCATTGAGGACCTCATGATCCAGAACAACTGCTCCAAGGAAGGGCCCACGGCCCTGCCACGGccccggcccccggcccccaACCCCCAGGGCTTCGAGTCGCTCGACATCTGTGACTACGAGCGGAGCTTCCTCTACAAGCACGGCCGCCCCCCTGGTTTCCAGCACTGCGCTGCCTTTGGGGACCCCCACATCCGCACCTTCCACGATGACTTCCACACGTGCCGGGTGGAGGGCTCCTGGCCACTCCTGGACAACGACTACCTGTTCGTGCAAGCCACCAGTTCACCAGTGGCCAAGGGGTCCAACGCAACAGTCACCAGCAAG AACATGAAGGAATGCATTGACCAGAAGGTCTACCAGGCCGAGCTGGACAACGTCCCGGCGGCCTTCCAGGATGGCTCCGTGAACGGGGGCATGCGTCCGGGTGGGAGCAGTCTGGTGATCTGGGAGCGCAGCCCTGGCCGGCACGTGGAGATCCGTGCCGACTACATCGGCACCACCATCGCTGTGCGCCAGGCCGGCCGCCAACTCTCCTTCTCCATCCGTGCTGCCGAGGAGGTGGCCCGGGCCTTCACGGAGGAGCAGGACCTGCAGCTGTGCGTGGGTGGCTGCCCCCACAGCCAGCGCATGTCCCGCAGCCCCCGTGGGCGCGGCCGTGTCCCTGCGGAGACAGCGCGAGCGCTCTGCCGGGAGATGCTGCCCGTGGAGGATGTCTACTTCCAGTCGTGCGTCTTCGATGTGGTGACCTCAGGGGACACCAACTTCACCATGGCAGCACATGGGGCGCTGGAGGATGCCCGGCTCTTCCTGCCTGATGCTGAGAAGCTCCACATCTtccaggctgggggaggctgcCCACTCATCTCTCCGtcgttcctcctcctcctcttccttctcccgtgTGGACTTTGGGCTGTTTTGTTGCACTTTTAA
- the HJV gene encoding hemojuvelin isoform X5 — protein MGAVLSPPVSSQCKILRCNSEYVAATLHLHGPGRGAAFCTALRSYSLCTRRTARTCRGDLAFHSAVHGIEDLMIQNNCSKEGPTALPRPRPPAPNPQGFESLDICDYERSFLYKHGRPPGFQHCAAFGDPHIRTFHDDFHTCRVEGSWPLLDNDYLFVQATSSPVAKGSNATVTSKLTIIFKNMKECIDQKVYQAELDNVPAAFQDGSVNGGMRPGGSSLVIWERSPGRHVEIRADYIGTTIAVRQAGRQLSFSIRAAEEVARAFTEEQDLQLCVGGCPHSQRMSRSPRGRGRVPAETARALCREMLPVEDVYFQSCVFDVVTSGDTNFTMAAHGALEDARLFLPDAEKLHIFQAGGGCPLISPSFLLLLFLLPCGLWAVLLHF, from the exons atG ggagCCGTCCTGTCTCCCCCAGTCTCTTCCCAGTGCAAGATCCTACGCTGCAACTCGGAGTACGTGGCGGCGACGCTGCACCTGCACGGCCCTGGCCGTGGTGCCGCGTTCTGCACCGCACTCCGCTCCTACTCCCTGTGCACCCGGCGCACTGCCCGCACCTGCCGTGGGGACCTGGCCTTCCACTCCGCTGTGCACGGCATTGAGGACCTCATGATCCAGAACAACTGCTCCAAGGAAGGGCCCACGGCCCTGCCACGGccccggcccccggcccccaACCCCCAGGGCTTCGAGTCGCTCGACATCTGTGACTACGAGCGGAGCTTCCTCTACAAGCACGGCCGCCCCCCTGGTTTCCAGCACTGCGCTGCCTTTGGGGACCCCCACATCCGCACCTTCCACGATGACTTCCACACGTGCCGGGTGGAGGGCTCCTGGCCACTCCTGGACAACGACTACCTGTTCGTGCAAGCCACCAGTTCACCAGTGGCCAAGGGGTCCAACGCAACAGTCACCAGCAAG cTCACCATCATATTCAAGAACATGAAGGAATGCATTGACCAGAAGGTCTACCAGGCCGAGCTGGACAACGTCCCGGCGGCCTTCCAGGATGGCTCCGTGAACGGGGGCATGCGTCCGGGTGGGAGCAGTCTGGTGATCTGGGAGCGCAGCCCTGGCCGGCACGTGGAGATCCGTGCCGACTACATCGGCACCACCATCGCTGTGCGCCAGGCCGGCCGCCAACTCTCCTTCTCCATCCGTGCTGCCGAGGAGGTGGCCCGGGCCTTCACGGAGGAGCAGGACCTGCAGCTGTGCGTGGGTGGCTGCCCCCACAGCCAGCGCATGTCCCGCAGCCCCCGTGGGCGCGGCCGTGTCCCTGCGGAGACAGCGCGAGCGCTCTGCCGGGAGATGCTGCCCGTGGAGGATGTCTACTTCCAGTCGTGCGTCTTCGATGTGGTGACCTCAGGGGACACCAACTTCACCATGGCAGCACATGGGGCGCTGGAGGATGCCCGGCTCTTCCTGCCTGATGCTGAGAAGCTCCACATCTtccaggctgggggaggctgcCCACTCATCTCTCCGtcgttcctcctcctcctcttccttctcccgtgTGGACTTTGGGCTGTTTTGTTGCACTTTTAA